The nucleotide window AAAAAGCTCGTGGTGTTAAACTGAGTTGATTTGCTTCTTGAAGGATCTTATAAATTGGCAACTCATATTAAATATAGGTGAATCTTTAGCTATGTTCAGATCTGTACTCTATAAGAGACCTTCCCTACCCATTCAATGATTGGGGGGGTTTTCAAACTTAGTACAATTCTTTTGTGAATTCTACTTTGAAAGAACTTGAGTGACATTGTTTGTAGTTCTATCAGCACCAGGTCACCTTTCTTGAAGTCTTGAGGTTTCATCCCTAAATCTTCTCCAAGTACACTTGTGCTATCTTTATATTCTTATGCCACTTCTTACCAACATAATAAGTTAATGGACTATTACAAGATGGAATCACAAATTGTGATGTGCTTCACCCCTAAATATTTTCCGAATATGCCTGTGCTGTCTCTATATTTGGCATTACTGGTTGAATACAATTTTCTGTCCTTTTGTTTGCAACTACAAGTGTCTCTTGTTGAAGTTGATAGAGATCATATAACAAGATGAGATGAGCTTGGTATAAACTTTGTCCTATAGGTTCACTTATGTACTTGTGATTCATCTGATTAACAGATAATCTGGTTGAGGATCTCTTGGGAGATTTCGAGTATGAAATCCATCTTCCATATCTGTTGTATCGAAATGCAGCTCAAGAAGTCAATGGAATATGGTTTTATAATTCACATGACTGTGAAGATGTAGCAAATATTTTGAGCAGGTACAAgtactaatttcttcaaagtgttgCTGAGAAAACATgctctttcattttttatttccaCAATATTTTATTTACTTCACTATATTTAAATGACTTTGAAGACTTACTGTAGAACTCTAAAAAGtgattttatgttaattcttattGCCAAATACTTTATAATTATAGATTATAGTAAGCATATTAGCTTTGTAGATTGTACATCTTTAATCAAGGTTTGCAAAATCCAGACCAGATTATCTAGGAGTGACATGATTGGAATATTTTCTGGTAAGAAacatataaaatcataaaaaaaagagcAAAGCATTAGGTgaaaatatgaaacaaaattttaaaaagaataaataatatgCACTGAGAGATTCTTCGACCTTCATATTCCATTAGATGTCTAACATTTTAAAACAAGGAACTGAAATataaagatgaaaactttttTAAAGCAACGGAAAATAATCAAGAATAGTTCATGAAGATCTATGATACATATTTTATCATACAAGGATATTATTATAGTAAATACCTAGTATTTGTATCTCatacaaaaatatttaaaatttgtcAGACATTTTGAAGACGTTGTTAACTTTATTACATTCTTGTGCTGAAGACTAATGATCATAATTCAGAAGAACTATGACATTATCCATATAATCATATCATACAAAGGTTTACTGTACTAAATAATTATTGTATATATATCATAAGAAATTATTAGAACTTACCTGCCTCATATTCTAGCTATGAAAGGTATTCTTTGGCAGGTACATTTTGTTCCTCTTCTGTCATGACTTTTCAGTCATATCTGTTGTTCCTCATTTTATTCATATGTTGAACCTAAGAAACAAATAATTGTAATCTACAGTTGTAGTTCCACCTCTTGCTTAACTGTGCTTTTCCATACATGATTAATTTTTGGAATCATGGGATCCATCATGTTATTCTCTATATGGACATACATTTCTGCAAGTTTCCTGAAAAGACAGTCAGCTTAAAATAGGTATAGGGTTTGTTTTCATGAAAAAGATCGATCAGTATTATATGTTATTCAGTATTCCTCTTTCATCATCtcctaatattatttttaaaattgaagtcttagaatcttattctgcATCATATATGATCTTCAGTTTTGTCATATGACGAATTATAGTGCTCAAGACTGACATTATCAATCAGTATTCCTCTTTCATCTGCATCAGTTTTGTCATATGACAAATTATAGTGCTCAAGACTGACATTATCTTTTATTCAGGATACTTAATGCCTATTCTAAAGTACCTCCGAAGCCTAAGGTATCTTCTAAAAGGTATATGCTATTATCCCTTTGGTCCTACATGCTTAGTAGCAGCCAATGGTATTGTTCATTTTCCTTTAGTCTGCTtactatacttttcatgatttttaTTAGCATATGTTGTGGTTTAGTCTTgacctatttttttctttttggaaagcaaTGTTTCCTTTTTCCTTCTAAGGCTTTATTGTTTGCTCCCTACACATATGCTCGGACATAAAGTAATATACACCTTTTTTTGTGTAATCCAGGCTTTTAGGGGATTCTTGATCATTATTTTTTTCATCATTAGGTGCTATCTTTTCAATTTACATCCTTCTTGGAATACTGTCTATAGTAGTTGTCTGTTCTTTTAGTTTTCTCAAAATTTTGACAAGAAATTTGTAGCTGCTATACCTGCAAGCATATGTAATTCCACATTTGATATCTATGTCCATTTCTGTGTCATGTGTAAAATATGGATGGCTATTATTATGAAtaatttccctttttcttgcaacAGTGAGTTTGAGGAGCTTGAAGCTGTACCTACTTCATCAGTAATTGAAGGTCCTCTTGAGCCAACTACATCTGCAGCTCAACCGATTCCGGATGTTCCTGATGATGCATTGACAAACTTCTTTGGTGTATGTTTTCTGCTAATTAGTTTCCTCTATTGTACCATTAGTTGTATCTTCGTGTCTGCTGCTAGTAAGTGTAGCTTTTAGGTGTACTATGGTCTACTCTTTATGTGATGGTAATTATACTATTTTTAGTAAATTATGGTGCTGTGTTCGTCAGGCAGTAGGTCTACTTTTATGACATGGAAATTATTTTGTTTTTTCAGAATGCTCTGAACATTGGAAACACATCAAATGCAGCAATTTCAGGGCAGCCACCTCTTGTTGCAGCAACTGTTCCTGTAACTTCTAATGAACCAAGTACCAATCCATCTGTGATACCAACTGTTCAGCCAACCCCCACTTTTCCAGCTTCATCCTGCTTAATGCCACCACTGGAAACTCTTGAATCTAGTAGCGGAAATATCAATCGTGCTACAAGTCTTGTGAAACCTTCATTTTTTACTCCAGCACCTTCTACATTGGCAATGCCTCAAGCAGCATCTTTAACTCCGACTGCTCCTCCACTGTATCCTCCAGTGACAATGCAGCGTCCATATGGCACTCCATTACTACAACCATTTCCACCACCTGCTCCATCTGCATCCCTTACTCCGGCTCCAAACTATGGCCCAATTCTTACAAAAGAAAAAGTCCGTGCTGCACTCTTGAGGCTCGTGCAGGTAAGTTTTGTTCCCTTCTGCTGCACTATTTTTTTTCTCATCGGTCTTGACAATAAATTATTGGTACTGCATTGGATGGACTGGTCCCCATACAACTTGTTCATTGTTGTTTCTTGTTTTTAAGTAAATAGCCATATGATGATCATTTCCTTAGTACAGATCTTGCACACTAAATTTCTAGCAGTGTGtttctttttcattctttcaCTTTCATTGTCCTCTCATTTTTGTCTTACCATCCATTATCCTGCTCACTCAACTTTCCATGCAAGTTAACAAACGTTTTGGATAATTCCATGACTGGAAGTTAGTGTTATGGATACAGTCCCTTAATCTAATTTCTGATGTGCCATGTAGTTCCATTGTGCCATGTAGTAATTTATTTTTCCCCTCCCTTATGGTTTTGGTATATCACTTGAAGTCTTTCTTCCCTCTTATGTTGTGTCTTCCTACTAACCATTCACTCTGCTTACACTTGGTGATGTCATCAACTTCtgatatttctttttatgaaagtCCTCTGT belongs to Musa acuminata AAA Group cultivar baxijiao chromosome BXJ3-5, Cavendish_Baxijiao_AAA, whole genome shotgun sequence and includes:
- the LOC135637597 gene encoding mRNA-decapping enzyme-like protein yields the protein MTQNGKLMPNLDQQSTKALNLIVLQRIDPFVEEVLMTAPHVTLYEFNIELNRWSRKDVEGSLFLVKRNAQPRFQFIVMNRRNTDNLVEDLLGDFEYEIHLPYLLYRNAAQEVNGIWFYNSHDCEDVANILSRILNAYSKVPPKPKVSSKSEFEELEAVPTSSVIEGPLEPTTSAAQPIPDVPDDALTNFFGNALNIGNTSNAAISGQPPLVAATVPVTSNEPSTNPSVIPTVQPTPTFPASSCLMPPLETLESSSGNINRATSLVKPSFFTPAPSTLAMPQAASLTPTAPPLYPPVTMQRPYGTPLLQPFPPPAPSASLTPAPNYGPILTKEKVRAALLRLVQNNEFIDMVYREMLNAHYP